The following proteins are encoded in a genomic region of Dioscorea cayenensis subsp. rotundata cultivar TDr96_F1 chromosome 8, TDr96_F1_v2_PseudoChromosome.rev07_lg8_w22 25.fasta, whole genome shotgun sequence:
- the LOC120267417 gene encoding protein yippee-like At5g53940 isoform X1, giving the protein MEKVNVELDGKLYSCRGCGTHLALADDLISKDYYCPNGKAFLFRNVILFINVRSNVSFGVPEERMLITGIYIIVGIFCCSCGQNLGWKYESARDKTQKFKEGKFILDRGMIDDGANSQHNIDTAGPVDS; this is encoded by the exons ATGGAGAAGGTCAACGTCGAACTGGATGGAAAGCTCTATAGTTGCCGCGGTTGTGGCACTCATCTCGCTCTAGCTGATGATCTCATCTCCAAG GATTACTATTGTCCCAATGGGAAGGCATTTCTTTTCAGGAATGT AATATTGTTTATAAATGTCAGATCAAATGTCTCGTTTGGAGTTCCGGAGGAGAGGATGCTGATTACaggaatatatataatagttggCATATTCTGCTGCTCCTGTGGCCAAAACCTTGGTTGGAAATAT GAATCAGCCCGCGATAAAACTCAAAAGTTCAAGGAAGGGAAATTTATTTTGGACAG AGGAATGATTgatgatggagctaattcacaACACAACATTGACACTGCCGGCCCTGTTGACTCTTAA
- the LOC120267417 gene encoding protein yippee-like At5g53940 isoform X2, translating to MEKVNVELDGKLYSCRGCGTHLALADDLISKDYYCPNGKAFLFRNVSNVSFGVPEERMLITGIYIIVGIFCCSCGQNLGWKYESARDKTQKFKEGKFILDRGMIDDGANSQHNIDTAGPVDS from the exons ATGGAGAAGGTCAACGTCGAACTGGATGGAAAGCTCTATAGTTGCCGCGGTTGTGGCACTCATCTCGCTCTAGCTGATGATCTCATCTCCAAG GATTACTATTGTCCCAATGGGAAGGCATTTCTTTTCAGGAATGT ATCAAATGTCTCGTTTGGAGTTCCGGAGGAGAGGATGCTGATTACaggaatatatataatagttggCATATTCTGCTGCTCCTGTGGCCAAAACCTTGGTTGGAAATAT GAATCAGCCCGCGATAAAACTCAAAAGTTCAAGGAAGGGAAATTTATTTTGGACAG AGGAATGATTgatgatggagctaattcacaACACAACATTGACACTGCCGGCCCTGTTGACTCTTAA